A single window of Oerskovia paurometabola DNA harbors:
- a CDS encoding amino acid ABC transporter ATP-binding protein has translation MVEIVGVHKAFGDVHVLKGVDLEVPRGSVCVVLGPSGSGKSTLLRCINELEDLTAGRIYVDGDLIGYREVENNGKKRLHRLHPKVIAEQRSRIGMVFQRFNLFPHMTALQNVMEAPVQVRGLSRAQARARAVELLERVGLADRMDHYPAQLSGGQQQRVAIARALAMDPELMLFDEPTSALDPELVGEVLAVMRDLAESGMTMIVVTHEIGFAREVGDHVVFMDDGVIVEQGDPREVLTNPREERTREFLAHVL, from the coding sequence ATGGTGGAGATCGTCGGGGTGCACAAGGCCTTCGGCGACGTCCACGTCCTCAAGGGCGTGGACCTCGAGGTGCCGCGCGGCTCGGTGTGCGTCGTCCTGGGCCCGTCGGGCTCGGGCAAGTCCACGCTGCTGCGCTGCATCAACGAGCTCGAGGACCTCACGGCGGGACGCATCTACGTCGACGGCGACCTGATCGGCTACCGCGAGGTCGAGAACAACGGCAAGAAGCGGCTGCACCGTCTGCACCCCAAGGTCATCGCCGAGCAGCGCTCGCGCATCGGCATGGTGTTCCAGCGCTTCAACCTGTTCCCGCACATGACGGCGCTCCAGAACGTCATGGAGGCGCCGGTCCAGGTCCGCGGGCTGTCGCGGGCGCAGGCCCGCGCGCGGGCCGTGGAGCTGCTCGAACGGGTCGGCCTCGCGGACCGCATGGACCACTACCCGGCCCAGCTCTCGGGCGGCCAGCAGCAGCGCGTCGCGATCGCGCGGGCGCTCGCGATGGACCCCGAGCTCATGCTGTTCGACGAGCCGACGTCGGCGCTCGACCCCGAGCTCGTGGGCGAGGTGCTCGCGGTCATGCGCGACCTCGCCGAGAGCGGCATGACGATGATCGTCGTGACCCACGAGATCGGCTTCGCGCGCGAGGTCGGCGACCACGTGGTGTTCATGGACGACGGCGTGATCGTCGAGCAGGGCGACCCCCGCGAGGTGCTCACGAACCCGCGCGAGGAGCGCACCCGGGAGTTCCTGGCGCACGTGCTGTAG
- a CDS encoding excalibur calcium-binding domain-containing protein: protein MAVHFNPPPGWLVPPGFSPSSDWHPDPAWPAAPAGWVFWVEAAPTPPPAPPTAGAEAWSRQTPGGGIPLHFPTAIVPVTPGHGAASPSAPSPSGPPSGPTRRSLRDVGGASGAPTESPSSTMILPVVGGAGAAGHAGHAAGPAAPLPAAPAEPTASAHGPLAIFSGDDEPREERSYMRWLLPLGVGVGGVAVGLILGLGVTLKAQSEAGDATAAAAQTTEQMAAERAKLDTERADLDTQLAGITASTEAVAAREAAVSALETELEARKIALDEREATIAEKEADAGNDDGGWQSGKVNGIYLTCDAVKRDGKAPLKQGDDGFNPALDWDGNGVACER, encoded by the coding sequence ATGGCCGTACATTTCAACCCGCCGCCCGGCTGGTTGGTACCTCCCGGTTTCTCCCCTTCGTCGGACTGGCACCCGGATCCCGCCTGGCCGGCCGCTCCCGCAGGCTGGGTCTTCTGGGTCGAGGCCGCACCGACGCCCCCGCCCGCCCCGCCCACGGCCGGTGCCGAGGCGTGGTCGCGACAGACCCCGGGCGGCGGGATCCCGCTCCACTTCCCGACCGCGATCGTCCCCGTGACGCCGGGGCACGGGGCTGCGTCCCCCTCCGCGCCCTCACCGTCGGGCCCGCCGTCCGGGCCGACGCGTCGCTCGCTGCGCGACGTCGGCGGCGCGAGCGGAGCCCCGACCGAGTCGCCGTCCTCGACCATGATCCTGCCGGTCGTCGGCGGTGCCGGGGCGGCTGGTCACGCCGGGCACGCCGCGGGTCCTGCCGCCCCCCTCCCCGCCGCCCCGGCCGAGCCGACCGCGTCCGCGCACGGGCCGCTCGCGATCTTCTCGGGCGACGACGAGCCCCGGGAGGAGCGCTCGTACATGCGCTGGCTCCTGCCTCTGGGCGTCGGTGTCGGAGGGGTCGCCGTCGGGCTCATCCTCGGGCTGGGCGTGACGCTCAAGGCACAGTCGGAGGCCGGCGACGCCACCGCCGCCGCAGCGCAGACGACCGAGCAGATGGCGGCCGAACGGGCCAAGCTCGACACCGAGCGCGCCGACCTGGACACCCAGCTCGCGGGCATCACGGCCTCGACCGAGGCGGTCGCCGCCCGGGAGGCTGCGGTCTCGGCCCTCGAGACCGAGCTCGAGGCGCGCAAGATCGCGCTCGACGAGCGCGAGGCCACGATCGCGGAGAAGGAGGCCGACGCGGGGAACGACGACGGCGGCTGGCAGAGCGGGAAGGTCAACGGCATCTACCTGACGTGCGACGCCGTGAAGCGTGACGGCAAGGCCCCGCTCAAGCAGGGCGACGACGGCTTCAACCCGGCGCTCGACTGGGACGGCAACGGGGTCGCCTGCGAGCGCTGA